The Chiroxiphia lanceolata isolate bChiLan1 chromosome 3, bChiLan1.pri, whole genome shotgun sequence DNA segment aagggggctggggggaagggaagacCCAGAGCTGCTTATCTATCATCTGGCCTCGCTGTGTGCCAGCTGAGCCACGCGACTGCCCTTTCTTATTCTAATCAGCACATGCCTTTGCAACTTTGGGCTAACCTACACGCTAAACTTCTTAATCCTCCTCCCCGCACACGGCAAGGGCGGCGGAGCGCCTCTCCGGCACCGCGGCACCTCCGCgccccccacccacccacctcGGGTCGGGGcccccggcggcggggcccggggcaGCGCCAGCACCCGGATCATGCCGCCGAGCCTGGAGCCGACGGGTGAACCAGAACCCAGGCCCGGCGGcaccctgcctgccctcccccctcttcccatcccctcccgttcggcccggcccggcccggagGGACAGGTGAAGGGAATGTGCGGGGAGGGCTGCGGCGGGAGGGCAGCACACATACCTCCGTAGGGACTATAGAcctaattaaaatattatgcaCACTCGACTACACATAGCTCCACACGTACACGTCCCTCCGCCGACGCACCGTTCGCCATATGCCCGGAGCCCTCCGTCCGGGGAAAAATCAAGGTTGCGCGCCAGCGATGGCAGCGCGTAGCCCTAATTAACACACCCGCATATCCCACACCCCACACTCCCCCTTTTGAAGTGACTTTTCCCATAATCTGGCTCGCTTAGAAATAAAAGCTGCGGCTGATGGGGAGCTCTAGGCAGCGCTGCTGCGCGGCGCCACCGTAAATCCTTGccggggagggagaggggggccGGCGTTGCGGGAAGGGTAACAATTaggggcagggagggcaagCACAATGCTCCACCAGTCCCAACGAGCCGCTAGcaggcggggccgggcccgcaGCGTCCCGGCCGCGCGGGGTCACCGCGCCCTGGAGGGGCCCAGGGCTCCGCGCCCTCCACTCGGGGGTCCCGCTGCCGGCTCACCCCGGCTGGGCGGGTGCGGCCGGGCAGGgcggcgggacgggacgggacgggacgggacgggacgggacgggagCGGGCGGTGGTTCGTCCGTCCATCCCCGGCAGCGGGGGTCGGTGTCAGTGCGCGGGCACGGTTTAAcagcgcgggggcggcgggggccgggggcgaGCGCGGTGCGGAGACACGCGGTTGGGAGCGAAAAAGCGCCATTTGGTTGGGAGCAGATGGCTGGCTGGGGGGCTGATCGCGTCTAAAGGCGTGTCATCCCCCTTCAGCGAGAATCCCTAAGGGCTCCCCTTGTCTTCGAAAtcaatgaaaattaaagtgCAGAGAATGGATGAATAGTTAGACCTCGAGTCCCTCCTTTGTTCGCCTCAGCTACTGGTGGGCAGGAGTTAAACTACAACAGCCTCCTATAGAAACACTTAAGTTAAACAGTCTCCCCGTTAGCCCAGCAtctgaaagagagagggagaggggggaaaaaagcagaaaaaggagctTTCTGCTTGATTTCCCCAATACAGAATCGCGTGGCATAAATTAAGCCGGAGAAGAATGAGCGCCGTGGGCAGGATCCTGCCGGCTCTCACGGCGCCTTTCAGTCACGCTCAGCAGCGGTAATCGAGAAATCTGTGCCACGTCAATTTAACAAATACCCGGTACCGAAGGGGGGTTGTTAAGGATTTGGGGGCAAGTTTTTTCggttgttttgtggtttggtgtttttttttttttttccctatcacGAAGTTAAAGCCCTCGCGTGtgtaactttttctttcatttttttttttttaagcaagggGATGCTAGTGGACCAAGTTTCTATCTCGCGCAAATTAAAAGATCCGCAGTGATATATCACTTCTCGCCTCCACCGATGGGCCACCCCCGAATTTCAACACAGATTCTGCCGCTCTCTTCTCCCCGCCCCACTGGCTTAGTAAACTCGATATGAAGTGAtgtttttctcctgtctctCGTCCTTTCCCGGCGATAACACCACAGCAAAGTTTGCGAAGCAGCGGCAAGGCACTTGAAAAGATGTTGACGCTAGGTGGCAAAAGTAATGTGCAGTGAAAACCGGCGCTGCTGCGGGATGCGCCTCCCCGCTTCCCGCTGCCGAGGCTGGGCACCGTGGGGGCGGACGGCCGGGGCTCCGCTCCCTCCTGGGCCTCCTTCCGTACATCCCTACATCTGCGCGGTGCCTGCGGGATGGCTGCTCCCCTCTCTGCCCAGATACAACTCCCggataaaaaaaaccaataaactCAAACATTCCTGTACATTTAAACTTTTGCTTATGCTTCGACTggcggggagaggggagaagaacAGCACCTGGATGTGGATGGCTCGTTCGACCACAATTATATGTAAAAGACATGTGTTGAGTAGTGAAATGTTGCAAATATCTAGATGCTTGTTTAAGTGCCGGGGGTACCTGGCTGGGTTTGGGGTAGGTACCACAAACCCCCAGTAAATGAACGTGGGCAGCTACAGTCCTGGAACAGTTGAGAAGAGCTGCGCTGAATGAACTCATtagtgattttcttttaattggtATTACTCAATGCTTTTACTTTCAGAAGtctttaagaatttttttttctagcgCATTGTAAGATAATTTGTGATCAAGACATCTGCTTCAATGAAAGTCACATTTTGCCATGCAAATGCACGTTTCAACCCAATAAAGTCGCCATAATAAGGCTTTTAGCATGGCATACCTACAGTGAGGTTATTGTAGCCAAATCCTTTCCTTTCGCATACAAGCTTAATCTGTGCTGAAATGATCTGTTACAATTAAAATGACATTTACAGAGACAGTTACACCTTGCATCCTAATGAATGCGCCTGCGCCTACCAAAGGTGTTTAAACAGAGGGCCTAAACAAAGTGAAAAACTCTGCTTCGAATGACATGCCAGAGTCACCCTCCAACTTTTATCCCCCGCTTCCACCCATCGTTTAAAAACTACTCAAATGGTAATAGTCTCTATCCTCCTTTCACCGCATCAGTAAATTCCTTTCCATGCTTTTGAGATCAAAACAAAAGTTGTACTGTCTGGTggatatgtaaaaaaaataataaggtGATGGCTGGTGTAAAGTTGGGCtggtttattttgtgtgtgtgtgcgcgtgtgtgtgtgtgtgtgtgtgagtgtgtgttaCGGAGGGGGGAAGTGCTGGAAgggatttctttaaaaaatgtgcGGACATTGTTGTAGAGGCAGTAGCGTGCGCCGAGGGgagctctttctctccctcgcattgtgcagggagcaggtgcTGTCTACATTACCATACAGCTGAGAGCACAAAGAACTAACTGATTCAGCCCTCACACAATAACAAACGGCCTTAATGACAGCCACGCGAACGACACACACCAAACTCACTTTTTACtaagctgaaggaggaaaaaaagagagagggagagagagagagagagggagaggttGCTGGTGATGATAATAATCATAGAGGAGTGCGGGACCCGGGAGGAGTGAGTGGCTCTCTCCGGCAGCAGTGGCGGCGGGGACAAGACCCGCGGAGCCCCGCAGACGGGTCCCCTCCACTGGTCCCCGCCGCCAACCCGCCCGCGCGCTCCCCCGCCGCCGGGACCCTCGGGAATCCCCCGTCCCTCCGCAGGCGGAATGCACGCCGTGAGCGGAGCGACGGCAAGAGCGAGCCTCGGTTCACTTCGCCCACATTCGCTGCCCCCCTCCCCAATTACCCCGGTTATACCGGGGTAGATTCGGTGTGAATTTCATGGGATGGGACTCCCCTCGTTGTGGCTCGCTGGCGTCCACCTCCCTCGTCCCTTTAAGGCCGGATATGCCCCTTGGAGTGATCACGATCACCGAGTCACTTTTTGGGGTCACGGCGGCTGCTTTGCACGTTCCAAGAGGCAATTACAGCCCGCCGTCCCCGGGGCTGCTCTGTGGCGGGAGCGTGTTGCACTGCCTCTCTCCGGTGCAGAGGGGGTGTTACTCTCTCCGGAGCAGAAGGGGGATTCTTGCGGTTACCAAATTTGCAGGAATGTAAATGAACACGTTTTGTGAGTgcggaggggagggggaggagggttGCACATTTTACAGCTCACTGACCATTTGGCGATCCATTGAGAGGAGGGTTTGGAAAAGTGGCTCCTTTGTGACAGCTCTAGCCAGATTGGGGGGCTGCTCATTTGCATCTCATTAGGCATGCAGGCGGCCGGCGGGATATAAGGGCGGCAGGCGCCCAAGGAGAGGCAGATCCTTAGCGCTTCACCctcagagagagcagcagagccgagccgagcccacTCTCGCTCGGCACAGAGCGGACCGGAGCGGACTAGAGCAGAGCAGGCACCCCCCTCCCCCGTAGGAGCACACCCAGACACGCTCTGTTCGCTGCTGTTGAGACACGAGTTTATTTTTGCTGGCTGGGATTCCtctaaaaacaaaagtaaaccCACAACAAGGAAAGAGAACTTCgcttcctttgaaaaaaaaaaagaaaaaagaaaagaaaagaaggggtTCAAAGCTCCGACGTGACCTACCCGCCGCCGCTGCTGTTTGACACCCACCAGCCCCGACGTGCGCAGGGCGAGCGCGACCGCGCAGAGCCGCTCCCGCATCGCACCGCACCGGGAATTATCGCCGCTGCCTCCGCCGCTGCCTCTGCAGGGATTTCCAGATCGCCAATTTTTAATCTTCCTTGGGAAgtcttttctctgcctctcttggGAATtaagttgcttttattttattatttttattttttcttcctggagaaaaggaggagcatCGTGGATTGCgaaagaaaaagagtttaaCAGATTAATCTTAgcccttttttaaaaatattttttgtcctcttttcctttctttttcttttgccattcGAAAGATCTGTCGGTTGCCAACAGGCTACACCTAGAGGTATcgacagagaggaaaataaagtcaGAGACGCTCCTGAAAGAAGGAGACCGTGACACTaactcttccagctctgctgggacaggCGGCTTTGGCCgctgtgttttttcccttaCTCCGAGAGAcactttccccttttctctctgacGAGAAGTCAAGGGGGAGGAAAGCGAGGGCACCAGAGCTGCACCTCCAAAATGGGAGGTCGGTTCCTGCTGACGCTCGCCCTCCTCTCGGTGCTGCTGAGCCGCTGCCAGGTAAGTGCCCGCGGGGTGGAGGACAGAAATGCTTGCACCGGGGAGGGATTCCCTGCACCGGGGGATTCATACACCGGGAGGTCCCGCGGGTGTGCCGGGGACTGTCGCTGCCTGTTGCAGCCGGGAGAAACGGGGAGGGGCATGGGACTCCAGTCCCTCCGCTGCTCGGCCGGTCAGGGTCGGGGTCGGACGGGGGACTGGGCTGCTCGGCGGGCTGACGGCCGCTGTTACTGCCCCGCAGGTCGGCTCCTCCGGGGTCTTCGAGCTGAAGCTGCAGGAGTTTGTCAATAAGAAGGGGCTGCTCAGTAACCGCAACTGCTGccgcgggggcggccccggcgccgGCGGGCTCCAGCAGTGCGACTGCAAGACCTTCTTCCGCGTCTGCCTCAAGCACTACCAGGCCAGCGTCTCCCCCGAGCCACCCTGCACCTACGGTAGCGCCATCACCCCTGTCCTCGGTGCCAACTCCTTCAGCGTTCCCGATGGCGCGGGGGGCGCCGACCCCGCCTTCAGCAACCCCATCCGCTTTCCCTTCGGCTTCACCTGGCCTGTAAGTCGGaggagatgtgggagggggtggcatacatccatcccatcccatcccatcccatcccatcccatcccatcccatcccatcccatcccatcccatcccatcccatcccatcccatcccatcccatcccatcccatcccatcccatcccatctcacaTGCCTGGCCACCCCAGCTGGGAAAGTGTCTTTCCAAGGGGCTAACAATCCCTTTGAAGTGTCAGGGTAGAAGAGAGACAACGACTAATAACTCCTGGGGACTGGTGGTGCTGCCCCTTTGGCCTACCTGCTCTCATGCTCTCCTGGTGGGTTGtttctgttccttccttccACAGGGCACCTTCTCGCTCATCATTGAGGCTCTGCATACAGACTCACCTGATGACCTCACAACAGGTAAGTGTCCCAAAACAcacttttctccagaaaaatcccagccctgcagccctaTTTGGCCCCTCTCTCTGCAGTGTGCAGCACATTCTCCTCTTTGGTAGACCATGGCAAGAGAGATCAACCTGTTGGCATGCAGCCAATGTCATCCTGCCTCTGCAGTTCCCCTCCCATCAGACAACCTCATTTGAGTGTCTTCCTATGCCCCTGCCTGCTTTGGGCTCCCTAATCATTCCTCTcatctcctctctgctttcacACAGAAAACCCCGAGCGCCTCATCAGCCGCCTGGCCACCCAGAGACACTTGGCAGTGGGTGAAGAGTGGTCCCAGGACCTGCACAGCAGTGGCCGCACTGACCTCAAGTACTCCTATCGCTTTGTGTGCGACGAGCACTACTACGGAGAAGGCTGCTCTGTCTTCTGCCGCCCCCGGGATGATGCCTTTGGTCACTTCACTTGTGGAGAACGCGGCGAGAAAGTCTGCAACCCGGGCTGGAAAGGCCAGTACTGCACTGAGCGTGAGTATCCACTTTCTTGTCTCCTTGGGTGCCAGTTGCAGCAGTGTCCCCTGAGCTCTTGGGGTTGGCAGAGAGAGGATGTTTCTCTTAACTTCAGGCCCCCAGGCCTCCCAGGAGAGGGAGAATCAAGCAATGGTCATTGAAGTCTGGTTCTGTGCACAGGCCTTACCAGTGTGGGGGATGGGAGATCCTCAGCATTGCAccttttcaagcaaaaaaaatattggtgTCAACATTACACTCTTGCTCATTTGCTTTAGCCTTGACAGCAAAATGTTCAGCAGTTACTTGAgggtttattaaaatatatcagGACTGCTTTTAATACTTATCCACCCCTTCAACCATGCGACTTTGATATGACCATCTGCAGGGTACACAGCTTCAGGGGAGGGAGGTAGGCTTTGACAATATCCATATGACAGGTTTATTGGTAGGCTTGTTACAGACTGATCtttgttttgagaaaaatattggGAGGTCCAAGATAATTCCTGTGGCTTCTGGACTGTACATTTGTCTTTTAGGATACTCATATGCTGCCACTAACAGAGATGGTTGCACCTGGGGCCAAAAAACCATTCTGcttcttctccatctctcttctCTGCCATTGCCGTGATCGTTGCTACTAATAAAGTAGTGAGGGACAGGAAACATACACCTGAGCTTGAAGTTTTTGAGGAATGTGGTGTGTTGatacagaaggaaaatctgGGACAGTAGGCAGGTCACAGAGAGGATAGTCAGGGATGTCAGATTCTTTCAGGTTGTACAAGATTACCGCCCTTTGTAGATACACAGAGGTGTACACCCAAATGTGcacacagagctcctgctgcagcttgcGATGGCATTCTCtgtttgtgtgtatatgtgGATCTGAAATATGCTGGCAGATGACATACTGGGCGAGTGCTCCTCTCCAGTCATCAAAGGGCCAGccaaggaggaagaaaacagttttacagGCTGTAAAGCAGCCACTcagttttcttgtctttttgcttctgtttaaaCACACCTACACTGTGATATGGAACAATCTCAGATTGATTATTCACACCGTTAGTGACTGCTAGGATGCTTTTAGCAGTTCATGGTACAATGTTGCACAATAAACAGCAGGCAGAGGGGCTGCGTTTCCTTTGATAGTGTTTTAAATGGGCGCTACAACCTTTCCCATGATCAAAAGTGCCCAGCCCAGTTGTGTcaaggggtgggggaaaaggAAGCATTTTCATAATGAGCTCTTTTGAGGCTGTCAGCACATTCAGATGCCTCTATACCTCTGCTATTCCCATAGTAAAGCAGAAGGCTGTCCATCTTTCTTGACTCATTATGTACgctcttctctgttttccctctcagaaaaaaacagattataACACCGACGCAAACGTACTAGCAGGGGAGATGTGTTTATGTGTGCATGCAAAAAGAATGTTTTGCCGTTAGTGAGTGGAGCAGCCAGTTGCAGATTGCTTCCCGTTGCCTTGCCCCTAACTCCATTCTTTCCAACTTGGAGGCGATCTGATTATCAGCGCCgatcctttctttctttttcttccccccctccccgccttTCCCCTCGCATGCTATTGTCTCCGGCTGGCTTTGTTGAATTAAAACTTTGCAGTGCCTGCTTAATGAGTTCCATAACCAGGCGAAGTAATGAGCAGAagtcccttttttcccttctctcatcCTCCCTCCCGCTGGCTCGCTTACCTCTTTTACCAGGGCTGCACCCACCCGCCCACCCCCTTTCGGAGTGGGGcggaggggagaaggagggaggaagaactTTAGACTTATTTatttgaataagaaaaaaaaaagtttttttttcagcGAAATCACGCGCGTGCCATAGATTAGCTGTGGGCAGGGATAGGCTGCCCGGTCGCCGGCCGACGGCCCCATTGGCTCCGGGGCCGGGGTATTGTTGCAgtggggcagctgctgggagagaaTAGACAATAGAGCAGCTGTCTTGCACTGGCACCCTGCACACCAGCTGTCCACTCTTATCTGCACACACACTTTCGGGGGATATTAAGAGGTGGAGCTGTGTGCATAGAATTGGAAAAAAGGACTTCTGACCCtcactgggaagggaaggggggtgaggggctgtggggaagggagCAATTGTGAGCTCTCTTTTGTCTGTGTGCAACTGTATTAAGAAGAATGCTCATCCCCGGTAATAAGTAAAGTGCCCAGTTACGGGGCGAGATCAATACTCCTGCAGACTCCAGAGATTAATTCAGCTGTGCTTAACTGCCCCGACCTAGTAAAAGGGACTCGCTCCCCACCCACAAGGTGCTCTCCTAATCAGACTTGTAAAAGAGAGTTGTTTTGGCACCAGTGCTGATGTCTTTCCCTGCTTGGTTTGTTTACAGCAATTTGTTTGCCTGGATGTGATGAGCAACACGGCTTTTGTGACAAACCTGGGGAATGCAAGTAAGTTTTctgctcccctcctgctctcttctttgtcttttaatgTTGATGCTCTAGTGTTAAGTAAGCCACTGAACACTTGAACGGTCAGTTTAAAGGCCTTTCTTCATATTAAATGGAAATCTGAGAAATCCAGGGGATGCCAGATCAAAGTATAATTCTAGAAGTCAAACATCAGTGCTATTAATAATAACCTAATGAGTTTACAGTGCCTAAGGTTTAGCTGTTTGTTATTAGATAAACAAATTAACTATCTGGAACCATGACTCTATCTTAGGAAGTGGAAGAAATAGGTGGGACCAATGAAAGCTGATGCTACGATTGGACTTGGTGACTTTCCTTGATGAAGGATCACTGAGGGCTTTTAGGAAACTTGATCCCTGGCATCAGTGTGTTTGCAGAGTTTGTGACAGGGTTTCCAACTGTGAGAAGTCTAAATCTGACCAGactttgttgtcttttttttttttttttcagatgcagaGTGGGTTGGCAGGGGCGATATTGTGATGAGTGCATCCGATACCCAGGCTGCCTCCATGGTACATGtcagcagccctggcagtgcaATTGCCAGGAAGGCTGGGGTGGCCTTTTCTGCAATCAAGGTGAGttctcagtccttccctcagtgTCTGTTTTAAAATCCAGAAAGCCAGTGGCTATTTCCAACTCACCCACCCTGTGCTAGCCCTGCAAAGTAGAAATTATCTTGactactttctttaaaaaaaaaataaaatctttttcagaCCTGAACTACTGCACCCATCACAAGCCCTGCAAGAATGGTGCCACTTGCACCAACACTGGTCAGGGGAGCTACACTTGTTCTTGCCGCCCCGGGTACACGGGCTCCAATTGTGAGATTGAAATCAATGAGTGTGACGCCAACCCTTGCAAGAATGGTGGAAGCTGTACTGTAAGTTTGAGTAGTTTGTGTCATCTGAAACTCCAAGGGAGGAGTTAATGGCAGCCTTACGAATTTTCAAAATCCCTTTTTGGATTTCAGAGCAacttcagataaatattttgataatttctCGTTTCCTCTCCCCAGGATCTCGAGAACAGCTATTCCTGTACTTGCCCCCCAGGCTTTTATGGGAAAAACTGTGAGCTGAGTGCAATGACTTGTGCTGACGGACCATGCTTCAATGGTGGGCGATGCACTGATAACCCTGATGGGGGTTACAGCTGCCGCTGCCCACTGGGTTATTCTGGATTcaactgtgaaaagaaaatcgATTACTGCAGTTCCAGCCCTTGTGCTAATGGTAAGGCCAAACATGCTATAGTAGTCTTCTGAAAGGAGACCATACTTTGAGTATGGATTTACTTTGGCTTCTGTTCTGAAATTCGTAAGAAGGCTGatcaatcatagaatcatagaatgtgtggaagagactttaaagaacatctagttccaaacccctgccatgagcaaggacatctttcactagaccaggttgttcatagcctcatccagcctggccttgaacacttccagggatgggacatcaACCACTTCTCCGGGCAAGttgctccagtgcctcaccacctttatagtaaagaattttttcctaatatctaatctaaacctgctctctttcaggttaaagccattcccccttgtcctattactaTGTGTTCTTGTAAAAAGACCCTTGTCATGTCAGTAGTTGACTTGGTGGAGGATCTGTACTAAGAAAGCAGTGGTGTGGTTTGGGCCACTGCTGCAGATTGCATTTTCTCAAGGGATGGCTGTGGCTGGGTAACTTGGCCTGAAGCTTCATGCATGAAA contains these protein-coding regions:
- the DLL1 gene encoding delta-like protein 1, translated to MGGRFLLTLALLSVLLSRCQVGSSGVFELKLQEFVNKKGLLSNRNCCRGGGPGAGGLQQCDCKTFFRVCLKHYQASVSPEPPCTYGSAITPVLGANSFSVPDGAGGADPAFSNPIRFPFGFTWPGTFSLIIEALHTDSPDDLTTENPERLISRLATQRHLAVGEEWSQDLHSSGRTDLKYSYRFVCDEHYYGEGCSVFCRPRDDAFGHFTCGERGEKVCNPGWKGQYCTEPICLPGCDEQHGFCDKPGECKCRVGWQGRYCDECIRYPGCLHGTCQQPWQCNCQEGWGGLFCNQDLNYCTHHKPCKNGATCTNTGQGSYTCSCRPGYTGSNCEIEINECDANPCKNGGSCTDLENSYSCTCPPGFYGKNCELSAMTCADGPCFNGGRCTDNPDGGYSCRCPLGYSGFNCEKKIDYCSSSPCANGAQCVDLGNSYICQCQAGFTGRHCDDNVDDCASFPCVNGGTCQDGVNDYSCTCPPGYNGKNCSTPVSRCEHNPCHNGATCHERNNRYVCECARGYGGLNCQFLLPEPPQGPVIVDFTEKYTEGQNSQFPWIAVCAGIILVLMLLLGCAAVVVCIRLRVQKRHHQPDACRSETETMNNLANCQREKDISISVIGATQIKNTNKKVDFHSDNSDKNGYKVRYPSVDYNLVHELKNEDSVKEEHSKCEAKCEMYDSEAEEKSAVQLKSDSSERKRPDSVYSTSKDTKYQSVYVISEEKDECIIATEV